From the Oceanobacillus kimchii X50 genome, the window ATATAATGCCTCTGCCACTTCCATGAAAGCGTCCATTCAAGTAGTAAAAGAAATGGAAGGTTTTCAAAGTAAGATATTAGTGTTGGGAGATATATTGGAATTAGGTACATATTCAGAACACTATCATCGTTCGGTTGTCGAGGTTATTGATCCCAGGATTTCAGAAATTTATACTTACGGAGAGCAAGCTTTTTATATTTATGATGAAATTGTTAAGCAACACCCTGAAGTAAATGTACATTATATAAAACAAAGAGAAGATGTCGTTCCCTTGTTACGTAAGCATTTAAATAATAAAACATTAATATTATTTAAAGCATCTCGAGGGATGAAATTTGAAATGTTTATTGAAGAATTACAGCAGTAATCGAACATCTAGTTACTTAGTTGGACGGTTTAATACGTGAGGAGGAAATGAAGTGGACTTAACTGGATTATTAATTACAATAGTTGTAGCATTTCTCATTACCGTTCTTCTATCTCCTATTTTTATACCATTTTTAAGAAGATTAAATTTTGGACAAAGCATTAGAGAAGAAGGACCACAGTCACATAAGAAAAAGACAGGGACACCTACGATGGGTGGACTGATGATTATATTTAGTATAATCATTACGTCACTTATAATGGCGAGTAGAATGGATGAAGGAATTAGTTACCAGGTATGGTTGTTAATTTTTGTGTTATTTGGGTACGGTTTATTAGGCTTCTTGGATGATTTTATAAAAGTTGCAATGAAAAGAAATCTTGGACTTACTTCTAAACAAAAATTACTTGGTCAAATAGTAATTGCACTTGTCTTTTATTTTATATTAAGAAATCAAGGGTTTTCGACGGTCATTTATGTCCCAGGGACTGAACTACAATTTGATATAGGTTGGTTTTATGCCGTATTAGTTATTTTTATGATGGTCGGAGCTTCCAATGCAGTAAACTTAACAGATGGATTAGATGGGTTATTAGCGGGAACCGCCGCTATTGCATTTGGAGCATTTGCTATCATTGCTTGGTATGGAACACCTGATCATGTAGTAGCTGTCTTTTCTTTAGCAGTAGTAGGAGCATTGCTTGGATTTTTAGTTTTCAATGCACATCCAGCAAAAGTATTTATGGGTGATACAGGCTCACTAGCCCTTGGGGGGGCAATTGCTGCCATTTCTATCTTATTGAAATTAGAAATTTTACTGATTATTATAGGCGGAGTTTTTGTAATTGAGACATTGTCAGTTATTATTCAAGTTATCTCATTTAAAACAACTGGTAAACGTGTATTCAAAATGAGCCCCTTACATCACCACTATGAACTATTAGGATGGTCAGAGTGGCGTGTAGTTACCACTTTTTGGTTAGTTGGTTTATTGTTTGCCATGCTCGGTGTTTATATTGAGGTGGGAATGTAATGAATGTACTTACAAATTTTCCTTATCAACATGTACTTGTATTAGGATTAGCTAAAAGTGGTACAGCAGCAGCAACTGTTTTATTGGAAAATCATATACAAGTTACAATTAATGATGGAATGGCAACATTAGAAGATTCATCCGTACAGAAATTACAAACAATGGGAGCGGAATTAGTATTAGGATCGCATCCACTTTCTGTGCTTGATGAAAAAGATATCATCGTGAAAAATCCTGGTATTCGTTATGATAATGTAATTGTAGAAGAAGCCGAGCGACGAGGGATACCAGTTATATCGGAGGTTGAACTAGTTCATTACTTAACAAATCAGCCTGTAATTGGGATAACCGGATCAAATGGAAAAACTACTACGACAACATTAATTACAGAAATGCTTCGCCAAAGTAATGTTTCTGTAAAGGTGGCAGGAAATATTGGAGTAGTTGCAACAGAAGTAGCTTCTTCATTACAACCTGAAGAAAAGATGGTTATGGAACTATCTTCTTTTCAGTTACAAGGGACGAATCAATTACAATTTTCAACTGCTGTCCTTTTAAATTTATTCGAAGCACATTTAGATTATCATGGTTCCTTTGATAATTACGTCCAAGCAAAATGTAATATATTTAAAAATCAAAACGAACATGATTATTTAATTTATAATGCAGATGATGATAATGTTTCTGCTGTAGTTAAAACCGCAAGAGCGACAAAAGTACCGTTTTCTAGTTCTCGTCCATTTACTGATGGCGCATGGATGGATGATGAGTTTCTGTATTTTAAGGATGAGAAAATCATTGCTATTCGAGAAATTGTACTTGTAGGTAAACATAATATGGAAAACATTTTAGCTGCAATTGCTACTGCAAAATTAAATGGTGCTTCTAATGAAGGGATTTATCAAGTGTTAACAACATTTTCAGGAGTAAAGCATCGGTTAGAGTTTGTTGGTGTAATAAATGGGCGTTATATTTATAACGATTCAAAAGCGACAAATATATTAGCTACCAAAAAAGCGTTAGCAGCTTTTAACAAGAATGTTGTATTACTGGCCGGGGGATTAGACAGAGGAAATACATTTGAAGAATTAATTCCTTATTTACATCATGTGAAAGCAATGGTCGTATTTGGCGAGACAGCAAATAAACTTAAAGATGCTGGTGTTGCTGCAAACGTACCAGTTATTGAGAAAGCATTTGATGTTCAACAAGCTGTAGAGGTAGCATTTCCTCTAACGGATGAACAGGATACCTTACTGTTGTCTCCAGCTTGTGCAAGTTGGGATCAGTACAAAACTTTTGAAGAAAGAGGAGACATGTTTATACAAGCCGTGCATAGACTGAAGTAAGGGGCTTGTACACATGAATTTCCGATTAATGTTGCACCCCTTATTCTTAAGTAAAGATTAGGGGTGTTTTTCTTTGTTTAATAAACTAAAAGAGCAGCAAAAGCCAGATTATATACTATTAAT encodes:
- the mraY gene encoding phospho-N-acetylmuramoyl-pentapeptide-transferase; translated protein: MDLTGLLITIVVAFLITVLLSPIFIPFLRRLNFGQSIREEGPQSHKKKTGTPTMGGLMIIFSIIITSLIMASRMDEGISYQVWLLIFVLFGYGLLGFLDDFIKVAMKRNLGLTSKQKLLGQIVIALVFYFILRNQGFSTVIYVPGTELQFDIGWFYAVLVIFMMVGASNAVNLTDGLDGLLAGTAAIAFGAFAIIAWYGTPDHVVAVFSLAVVGALLGFLVFNAHPAKVFMGDTGSLALGGAIAAISILLKLEILLIIIGGVFVIETLSVIIQVISFKTTGKRVFKMSPLHHHYELLGWSEWRVVTTFWLVGLLFAMLGVYIEVGM
- the murD gene encoding UDP-N-acetylmuramoyl-L-alanine--D-glutamate ligase, producing MNVLTNFPYQHVLVLGLAKSGTAAATVLLENHIQVTINDGMATLEDSSVQKLQTMGAELVLGSHPLSVLDEKDIIVKNPGIRYDNVIVEEAERRGIPVISEVELVHYLTNQPVIGITGSNGKTTTTTLITEMLRQSNVSVKVAGNIGVVATEVASSLQPEEKMVMELSSFQLQGTNQLQFSTAVLLNLFEAHLDYHGSFDNYVQAKCNIFKNQNEHDYLIYNADDDNVSAVVKTARATKVPFSSSRPFTDGAWMDDEFLYFKDEKIIAIREIVLVGKHNMENILAAIATAKLNGASNEGIYQVLTTFSGVKHRLEFVGVINGRYIYNDSKATNILATKKALAAFNKNVVLLAGGLDRGNTFEELIPYLHHVKAMVVFGETANKLKDAGVAANVPVIEKAFDVQQAVEVAFPLTDEQDTLLLSPACASWDQYKTFEERGDMFIQAVHRLK